The following proteins are co-located in the Meriones unguiculatus strain TT.TT164.6M chromosome 4, Bangor_MerUng_6.1, whole genome shotgun sequence genome:
- the LOC132653533 gene encoding WAP four-disulfide core domain protein 15A-like — protein sequence MKPGSLPLFTAAILLCLSLVQPRAQRKRATPKPGYCPEFFLDCPFLQLPLCHRDQGCKGIKKCCFYYCQMKCVEPWTTLT from the exons ATGAAGCCAGGCAGCCTCCCACTGTTCACAGCAGCCATCCTCCTTTGCCTCAGCTTGGTGCAgcccagggcacagaggaaaagAG CTACGCCAAAACCTGGGTATTGCCCGGAGTTTTTTCTTGATTGCCCGTTTCTCCAATTACCCTTATGCCACCGTGACCAAGGGTGCAAGGGCATCAAAAAGTGCTGTTTCTACTACTGTCAGATGAAGTGTGTGGAACCTTGGACAACTTTGACTTGA